The following is a genomic window from Oncorhynchus kisutch isolate 150728-3 linkage group LG6, Okis_V2, whole genome shotgun sequence.
ttacaaggatggcctaccccggccaaacctggacgacgctgggccaattgtgcgccgccctatgggactaccagTCCCGGCCGGATGTCATACAGCCTggtttcaaaccagggactgtagtgacacgtcttgcactgagatgcagtgccttagaccgctgcgtcactctgGAGCATTGACCTGTTTTATCACTAACTCACTGGCTTTTTtgcacatacgctgctgctactatctattatctatcctgttgcctagtcattttacccctacctatattacagtacataactaactcaattacctcgtaccactGCACATCGCCTCAGTActagtactcactgtatatagccatgttattttctatttGTGATTAAtatttgttattcactgtgtattttctctctctctctatcacctatgtgagaatgctattcattgactacagctcagcattcaacaccatagtatatatagtatatatatatagtaccagtcaaagtttggacacacatactcattcaagggtttttctttatttttactagaataatagtgaagacatcaaactatgaaataacacatatggaatcatgtagtaaccaaaaatgtgttaaacaaatcccaaaaatatgttttagattttaggttcttcaaatggcattctctcaaccagcttcatgtggtagtcacctttcaattaacaggtgtgccttgttaaaagtacatttgtggaatttctttcctttcctGTGTTTGATCCaagcagttgtgttgtgacaaggtcggGTTGGTATACAGTAGAccatttggtaaaataccaaatccatattatggcaagaacagatcaaataagcaaagagaaatgacagtccatcatgactttaagacatgaaggtcagtcaatagggaaaatgtaaagaactttgaaagtttcttcaagtgcagtcgcaaaaacattCAGgcactataatgaaactggctctcatgaagaccgctaCACGAAAGAAAGACCCTGTTTAAGACTTGTTTACCTAGCCACTGCCAGCAAACACTAATAACTGTAAAAAGAGTCATATTAGTGGTCATGTCATTAAGCTTTACAATCTCTTTCACATACTTAGAGATGATATGAATATTAAAATATGCTGGTAAATAATCCCAAAGTGTGGATTGTCGTCTGTGTTTAGACTACTTTCATTGTAAGGAAACCAACAATTGTGGCAAAGAAGGGGGTCGAGTGATAAATGGCAGATATGGgagagcagaactaataaacgggctctgcccaatcactaaaatggccacccctgtcagaactacagatcacaaaatggccgaccgccaaaactacaagtcccagaagcaaggggaaccctcagaaggtggagccgacccacagataaagggtcaagaaaaaccaggaagagagagagagagtgctggaaggatctatgaacaatagagaaagagacaatagagattggctggatttaccgtgtatgagctggattgttttggacttacctgttggcgtttggacctggacctaccgagaacccgattcgtgtaccgaaacctgctatccttgacctctcctacggcctgggtggaccaggacggagaaacaaacacacaggtactgtcctgttcgAAAGAACTCTCATTCTTGGGTGATTTTGTGACAGTTTAACACTTAATTTGTGACAAACGCTCCTAACCTTGAAGAGGTTTGCCACacaatatatattgtttttaGGGTGAACTCTCCCGTTAAACACAATAAAACTTGGTAAGGAAACATAGGTAATTTAAAAAATTGGGGAATCTACCTCATCAAGCAAAATAAAATGTTACAAAACCATAGTGGTTACAGAACAAGACCAATCCCATGATGCCTCACTACTAGCCTCAGcttcagtccctgattagagggaggtccagagttgagtttgagagcTTTAGAGGAATGCTTTAGTTTTAGGATTGTTCAACTTCACGTTCTAGTTCAAAACCATATTGCCCATTCTTGTTAGGAGTGTTTTCTGGTTACAGGCAAGCGGCTCATGAATGTAGCAAACAGACAGAAAATGTATGAATActgtagtgtgtaatgtgtatttttttgtatatgtatatacattattattattaaaacagTGTGCAGGTGTGGTTGGAAGTACTTGTTTGAACAATGTTTTATGTTGGACCCCAGATGAGCTTGACTTTAGTTACTATGGATGCAGTGAAATTAAACCTCCAATTTGACAAGTTTTATGTTTCAGTCAGACCCTCCACACTTTCCCTCAAACTCTACTGGTATCTAGAACTGTACCTGTCTCTCCCACAGGCCAGAAAGGTCATATGGGACCCCACACATGCACTCGACAAAGAGTTCCAGCTGATTCCACCGAGGAGGCGTTATAGGACTGAACAGATAAAAACATTTGTTTGTGCCTGTCAATAAAACTGCTTAGCAGCAGGGGAGACATTAAGGCAGACGAGGGAGAAAGCAATGACGGACAAGAGCCTGGCCTGTAGGCCTTCATCATGTGGAACTGCCACCTAGTCACAGCCATGAACTTATGAACTACTTGTGTGTGTTGGGAGTGTACAGTGTGATGGGGTGTTATTCTCAATTGATTCTATGTACTTATGTGGAAGCAGCAGCACTCTCTACTGTTCAAGTCATTTACGTAGGCAGTGCTTTTCAAATGGTCACACTTAAACactgatgtttttatttttatataatccaattttattggtcacatacacatttttatattatttaaattttacccccttttcgtggTACCCAATTGTttgtagttactatcttgtctcatcactacaactcccgttgatttctactcattccagggtttttctttgtttgtactattttctacattgtagaataatagtgaagacattaaaactatgaaataacacatatggaatcatgtcgtaaccaaaaaagtgataaacaaatctcGGGAGCGACGGCTTGGGAGAGACCAAGGTCGAAAGCCATATGTCcttcgaaacacaacccaaccaagccgcactgcttcttaacacagcgcgcatccaacccggaagccagccgcaccaatgtgtcggaggaaacacagtgcacctggcgacctggttgtCGCGccctgcgcccggcccgccacaggagtcgctggtgcatgATGAGACGAGGATATCCCtatccggccaaaccctccctaacccggacgacgctaggccaattgtgcgtctccCCCTGACCactgccctagaccactgcgccatccGGGATgcccacatacacatatttagcagatgatattgcgggtgtagtggatgttatagcgggtgtagcgaaatgcttgtgacgCATTTAGCCTTGGTGCTAGACTTTCTCTACTTTATACCAAGTTAACAACAAAGGAATTGGCTAAGGCAGAAACAAGTAAAGTTGCCTGTAGACGCTAATCTAAATGTTGCATCTTCcctactaatggttaaggtttgggttgggGAATGGGAAGTTGATCCTATATCTGTACCTAGGTGAAACTTCACTCCGGAGTATTAATCAACCCATATAATACCCAGCCGTAGTATAAATAAAAAGGGGGCTGGGTTTGTGTTGATAGGGCATGTTGTTGGCGCCCTCATGTGCCTGGTGGCGGTAGTAGCGGCGCAGGGCTTGGCTCCCCGGGTGGCACTGGCACATGTGGAGGAAGTACTCGTCGGGCCGGTTGGATGTGTAGCCGCAGTCCTCGCACACGAAGATCTTGGAGCGACGCTGGCGGTAGGCATACTGCTGGAAAACACCATGGATCTTCCTCAGGTGGGATTCGAGGGAGCAGCGCTGGGTGAAGGCCTTGTCACACAGCTCACAGCGGTACGGACGGATACctggtgggaggggagagagggtgaggtgggtgtgtgtgtgcgggggcaGGTGCTCAAAATGAACTCACCCCTGTttgaacatgttttatttcataatGCATATCTCGAAATTCACAACATTCCAAATGCCTCTGttgtgaatttttttttttttttcttccatgggCAGGCTGGGTCATTCCTGTTATGTGGTGCCTTTTCTGTCCCCAGGAAATAACACCTCTTATTTAGATTAAAATGTTTCGTTCCAAAGGGCTTAAAATATCAAGTTGGGTGTCCTTTACCATAAAAAAACAAAGATATGACTCACAAAAGGGGATTTTATGCATTTTGACCATTTTGTTTTCAGTGGATGTAGGTGTTTTTGCCATGTCCCTGCGTGCTATATATCCACTTCTACGATATTTCGAAGTCATAAAATATTCAACATATGTATTCATTATTTTATAGTCCTACTTTTTTAAATATCTGTCATCCTTTTTTTCATGATTACTGTAtttgacagccgtggtatatcagaccgtataccacgtgtatgacaaaacataaatttttactgctctaattaaattggaaaaccagtttataatagcaataaggcacctcagggtttgTGATACATGGCCAATGTACCACAccacctcgggccttattgcttaacttcttggatatatggggcgctcttttaatttatggataaagaaacgtgcccgttttaagcgcaatattttgtcacaaaaacatgctcgactatgcatataattggcagctttggaaagaaaacactctaaggtttccaaaactgcaaagatattatctgtgagtgccacagaactctgtgagtgccacagaattggtacgtaatctacaagctgcacgcagtcatccagtgattgagaggagagaggaggctttcaacgaacgatatatcatgaagagatatgtgaaaaacaccttgaggattgattctaaacaacgtttaccatgtttcagtcgatattatggagttaatttggaaaaacgtttggcgttttgaagactgaattttcgttttttttggtagccaaacgtgacgcaccaaacggagcaatttctcctaaacaaataatctttcaggaaaaactgagcatttgctatctgagagtctcctcattgaaaacatctgaagttcttcaaaggtaataattttatttgaatgattttctggtttttgtgaaaatgttgcctgctaatgctaacgctaaatgctacgctagctgcgatagctgttacacaaatgcttgttttgctatggttgagaagcatattttgaaaatctgagatgacagtgttgttaacttCTTGTGTCGAgccatccgggatcgtgaatacagcctcaagctcattaccataacacaacgttaactattcatgaaaatcgcaaatgaaatgaaatgaatatgctagctctcaagcttagccttttgttaacaacactgtcatctcagattttaaaaatatgcttctcaaccattgcaaaataagcatttgtgtaacagctagcgcggctAGCATAGTTCTGTGGCacacacagataatatctttgcagttttggaaaccttagagtgttttctttccaaagctgccaattatatgcatagtcgagcatcttttcgtgacaaaatattgcgcttaaaacgggcacgttttttttatccataaattaaaagagcgccccctatatccaagaagttaacaaaaggctaagcttgagagcaggcatattaatttcatttcatttgcgattttcatgaatagttaacgttgcgttatggtaatgagcttgaggctgtattcacgatcccggatccgggatggctcaacgcaagaagttaaatatattttgatttgcttaacacttttttggttcctacatgattcatATGTGATTCCattatgatgtcttcactattattatacaatgtagaaaatagaagggaaataaagaaaaaccctggaatgagtatgtgtccaaacttttgactgttactgtatatactgtatactgtatactgtatataaaataaatatattaaaaTGGCTACATGCATTTTGTTAGGGAACGGCACCATGACTCAGTGGTCCAGAAATGCATCAGCGTTACCGATCATGCCGTGATACAGACCCAGAAAGAAGACAAAAGTACCTTGAGAAAAAGAGACCGAGatggcagagagacagggagatggaaaAAGAAGAGGGTAGTGgatgtcagtgagagagagaagcgtGTTCTAAGGAAAaatggagagagacaaagagagaagaaAGGCCAGAGCAACCGGTAGGGCATCTTTTACCCCTCCCCCACTTCCTGAACATGACCCAATGACAGGGCTCTCAAGGCTAGAGCAAGCTTGCAGCTGGGCACTTTAATGCTTTACTATTCAGGATCTACTTGAGTTGTGTTCACAACAGTTCTTTATATTTATGCTCTATTCTATATTACTAAACCAAACCCATGctattattatgtttttattattataaatTTTTTTATTGATTGGTTTGCTGATTGATTCATTGAATAACTGATTGATTACAATACTAATAGTGCTTACTGTGTTTTAGGCAAAGATGTCAAGGTCAAAGAAAGACCAACAATAAAAAGACAGAGATCAAGCCACCTTGGAAATTTGAGAAAaggaaaatgtaaaaataaaacattccaACGCATTGGAAATTCCAAATCTCCTCGCTCAAAAGTGAATGCCATGTTGAGACATCATCCAGTTCATCCAACCATTAGAAGAACCCTTCTGTCTACTTGGAGGTACATAAAATACCACTTTGGAAACCATTGAGCTACAACTGGAGCAATGGGACTTGCAGTATGTGAAGGGGAGTGAAGAAAAGGTGAGAGAGGGGTGGAGTGGGAAGAGTTTTGGAAGGGAGTTAAGTGGAGGAGAGGCAAGGAGGTGAGAGGAAATAAGGGGAGGGGGTGGCACTTTTTAACGGTTCACGTATCCTTATATGTATGACATATTTTATAAATGctgtttcaaactttttgaatAACCATTTTAGTATGCTTGAACCGTGAGCCCAGAATTGTTAGGAGCAATATGAGTTGGGCTGTTTATCATAAAATGCCTGATTAGTGTTACTAATCTTGAACTAATAGTGATTTTCAAATACAATCCAATTGTTTTAGATCTAGCTATATTGTTCTAATGCAATACTTGTTTTAATAATCAATTTTTATAtgcttgtttaacactttttttgttactacattattccatatgtgttatttcattagttttgatgtcttcactattattctacaatgtagaaaatagtacaaataaagaaaaaccctgg
Proteins encoded in this region:
- the LOC109891840 gene encoding putative transcription factor ovo-like protein 3 codes for the protein MPRSFLLYKKKKKQGACGGWRWRDPVQTVWKEDNRSVSENAEPRPRVPLSSGDFMCSECDKVFPLQCMLTRHLKCHSMAKRHPCHCCGKGFNDTFDLKRHMRTHTGIRPYRCELCDKAFTQRCSLESHLRKIHGVFQQYAYRQRRSKIFVCEDCGYTSNRPDEYFLHMCQCHPGSQALRRYYRHQAHEGANNMPYQHKPSPLFIYTTAGYYMG